One window of the Gemmatimonadaceae bacterium genome contains the following:
- the mqnC gene encoding dehypoxanthine futalosine cyclase produces MRDLLDFYTNAPLLDLGLEADRIRERLHPEGVVTYIVDRNINYTNVCVADCGFCAFYRRPKHHEGYTLSFEEIGLKIEETKALGGVQILIQGGHNPYIPFEWYLDLLRYIKRNHPIHVHGFSPSEVDFFATLFRMEPRDVIRELKSAGLDSIPGGGGEILVQRVRDYAAPKKAGADRWLDMMEIAHQEGMKTSVTMMYGLGETLAERLEHLERVRALQARTGGFTAFITWPLQPENTPEFSHMQKTDATEYLRTVAISRIVLDNVPNLQSSWVTMGMKVGQMALRFGCNDFGSLMIEENVVSAANTTYSTTTAELERLIHDAGFTASRRRQDYSLLPTAPEAAAAA; encoded by the coding sequence CGAGGCCGACCGGATCCGCGAGCGCCTGCACCCCGAGGGCGTGGTCACGTACATCGTCGACCGCAACATCAACTACACGAACGTCTGTGTGGCCGACTGCGGGTTCTGCGCCTTCTACCGGCGCCCGAAGCACCACGAGGGCTACACGCTCTCGTTCGAGGAGATCGGCCTGAAGATCGAGGAGACGAAGGCGCTCGGCGGCGTCCAGATCCTCATCCAGGGCGGGCACAACCCCTACATCCCGTTCGAGTGGTACCTCGACCTCCTGCGCTATATCAAGCGGAACCACCCGATCCATGTGCACGGCTTCAGCCCGAGCGAGGTGGACTTCTTCGCCACGCTCTTCCGCATGGAACCGCGTGACGTGATCCGCGAGCTCAAGTCGGCTGGCCTCGACTCGATTCCCGGCGGCGGCGGCGAGATCCTCGTGCAGCGCGTGCGGGACTACGCGGCACCGAAGAAGGCGGGGGCGGATCGCTGGCTCGACATGATGGAGATCGCCCACCAGGAGGGCATGAAGACCTCGGTGACGATGATGTACGGCCTGGGCGAGACGCTCGCCGAGCGCCTCGAGCACCTCGAGCGCGTGCGCGCACTGCAGGCCCGCACCGGCGGCTTCACCGCCTTCATCACCTGGCCGCTGCAGCCGGAGAACACCCCGGAGTTCTCGCACATGCAGAAGACCGACGCCACCGAGTACCTGCGCACCGTCGCCATCAGCCGCATCGTGCTCGACAACGTGCCGAACCTGCAGAGCAGCTGGGTCACGATGGGGATGAAGGTGGGCCAGATGGCCCTCCGATTCGGCTGCAACGACTTCGGCTCGCTGATGATCGAGGAGAACGTCGTCTCGGCCGCGAACACCACCTACAGCACCACCACGGCCGAGCTCGAGCGCCTCATCCACGACGCGGGCTTCACCGCCTCGCGGCGGCGGCAGGACTACTCACTGCTGCCGACCGCGCCAGAAGCCGCTGCCGCCGCCTGA
- a CDS encoding KpsF/GutQ family sugar-phosphate isomerase codes for MTETDLVARGLRVLRLEREAIAAVESRLDARFAHAVLLIAKSRGRVIVAGVGKSGLIGRKIAATLTSTGTPATFLHPVESVHGDLGIVGPEDVAILLSKSGETSEMLPLLQELKRLGVGVIAITGDVRSTLGRAADAVLDAGVLEEACPHDLAPTTSTTAALALGDALAVALLEHKGFRREDFARLHPGGALGRKLLTTVAEVMEDEHLPVLPVTATMREAILPLAERRGLVVLSTGDGAVSGVVTAGDLARLLERSGDPFAVPVADVMTRTPRTARSDELASGVVFRMERFGIMAMPVLGPDDRLAGIVHLHDLLRAGVA; via the coding sequence GTGACGGAGACCGACCTCGTCGCCCGCGGCCTCCGCGTGCTGCGACTCGAGCGGGAGGCCATCGCGGCCGTCGAGTCGCGGCTGGATGCGCGCTTCGCCCATGCCGTGCTGCTGATCGCGAAGTCACGCGGACGCGTGATCGTGGCCGGCGTCGGCAAGTCGGGGCTGATCGGCCGGAAGATCGCGGCGACGCTGACCTCCACCGGCACGCCGGCAACGTTCCTGCACCCGGTGGAGAGTGTCCACGGCGACCTCGGCATCGTGGGCCCGGAGGACGTCGCGATCCTGCTGTCGAAGAGCGGCGAGACGTCGGAGATGCTGCCGCTCCTGCAGGAGCTGAAGCGACTCGGCGTCGGCGTCATCGCGATCACCGGCGACGTGCGCTCCACGCTCGGGCGTGCCGCCGATGCGGTGCTCGATGCCGGTGTGCTGGAGGAGGCCTGCCCGCACGACCTGGCACCCACCACCAGCACGACGGCAGCGCTGGCGCTGGGTGATGCGCTCGCCGTCGCGCTGCTCGAGCACAAGGGCTTCCGGCGCGAGGATTTCGCGCGGCTGCATCCCGGCGGCGCGCTCGGCAGGAAGCTGCTCACCACCGTGGCCGAGGTGATGGAGGACGAACATCTTCCGGTGTTGCCGGTAACAGCCACCATGCGTGAAGCCATCCTCCCCCTCGCCGAGCGTCGCGGCCTCGTGGTGCTCAGCACCGGTGACGGCGCGGTGAGCGGCGTGGTGACGGCAGGCGACCTTGCCCGCCTGCTCGAGCGGAGCGGCGACCCCTTCGCGGTGCCCGTGGCCGACGTCATGACGCGCACGCCGCGCACCGCGCGGTCGGACGAACTGGCCAGCGGCGTGGTCTTCCGCATGGAGCGCTTCGGCATCATGGCGATGCCGGTGCTGGGCCCGGACGACCGGCTCGCCGGCATCGTGCACCTGCACGACCT
- the kdsA gene encoding 3-deoxy-8-phosphooctulonate synthase, whose product MHDAILFPPDRLFLIAGPCQAEDDALNLRVAEVLARVAERVPGGVIFKASFDKANRSNAGATRGLGLDRGLEALATVRRETGLPVLTDVHLPEQCAPAAEVCDVLQVPAFLCRQTDLLEAAGRTGRPVNIKKGQWLQPEGMTGAVSKVRAVSPHGAAAPLAVTERGTFFGYGDLVVDMRNFPRMREATGVPVIYDATHSVQQPGRGNGGASGGLREFIPPLLFAALAAGAQGLFIETHPDPDHAPSDGPNMVPLRDLPALIDRALESWALARR is encoded by the coding sequence ATGCACGACGCAATTCTGTTCCCACCTGATCGGCTCTTCCTGATCGCCGGCCCCTGCCAGGCTGAGGATGACGCGCTGAACCTGCGCGTCGCCGAGGTGCTGGCGCGCGTGGCCGAGCGCGTGCCCGGCGGCGTGATCTTCAAGGCGAGCTTCGACAAGGCGAACCGCTCGAACGCCGGCGCCACGCGGGGCCTCGGCCTCGACCGCGGCCTCGAGGCGCTCGCCACCGTGCGTCGCGAGACCGGCCTGCCGGTCCTCACCGACGTGCACCTGCCGGAGCAGTGCGCGCCGGCGGCCGAGGTCTGCGACGTGCTTCAGGTCCCCGCCTTCCTCTGCCGGCAGACCGACCTGCTCGAGGCCGCGGGCCGCACCGGTCGCCCGGTGAACATCAAGAAGGGGCAGTGGCTGCAGCCCGAGGGGATGACGGGCGCCGTCAGCAAGGTGCGCGCGGTGTCGCCGCATGGCGCGGCTGCACCACTCGCCGTCACCGAGCGCGGCACCTTCTTCGGCTACGGTGACCTCGTCGTGGACATGCGCAACTTCCCGCGGATGCGCGAGGCGACCGGCGTGCCGGTGATCTATGATGCCACGCACAGCGTGCAGCAGCCGGGCCGCGGGAACGGCGGCGCCAGCGGCGGCCTGCGCGAGTTCATCCCACCGCTGCTGTTCGCGGCGCTCGCGGCCGGCGCGCAGGGCCTCTTCATCGAGACGCACCCCGATCCCGACCATGCGCCGAGCGACGGCCCGAACATGGTGCCGTTGCGCGACTTGCCCGCACTCATCGACCGCGCCCTCGAGTCCTGGGCACTGGCGCGCCGATGA
- a CDS encoding DedA family protein: MEALLQWLASLPPLALYLALAVTAAAENVFPPLPADTVVGVGSFLAARGSGSLVGAAVSIWAGNLLGAVGMYLVGRRYGSGALMKRLGGADAEARVAALYARYGIWALFVSRFLPGVRAIVPPFAGALRIPLAQALPVMAVASAIWYGTIAWLGFRFGQNVDQLQALIGRATRTSGLIAVAIVAVAVAVIWWRRRAAGRP, from the coding sequence GTGGAGGCATTGCTGCAGTGGCTGGCGTCGCTCCCGCCGCTGGCGCTGTACCTCGCGCTGGCGGTCACCGCGGCCGCCGAGAACGTCTTTCCGCCGCTGCCGGCTGACACGGTCGTCGGCGTCGGCAGCTTCCTTGCGGCGCGCGGCAGTGGCTCGCTGGTGGGTGCCGCAGTCTCGATCTGGGCCGGCAACCTGCTCGGCGCCGTCGGCATGTACCTGGTGGGCCGTCGCTACGGCAGCGGAGCGCTGATGAAGCGCCTGGGCGGCGCCGACGCCGAGGCGCGGGTGGCGGCGCTGTATGCGCGGTATGGCATCTGGGCGCTCTTCGTGAGCCGGTTCCTGCCGGGCGTGCGCGCTATCGTGCCGCCGTTCGCCGGTGCCTTGCGCATCCCGCTGGCACAGGCGCTGCCGGTGATGGCGGTGGCGTCCGCGATCTGGTACGGCACCATCGCCTGGCTCGGCTTCCGGTTCGGGCAGAACGTGGACCAGCTACAGGCACTCATCGGCCGGGCCACGCGCACCTCGGGCCTCATCGCCGTGGCCATCGTGGCGGTCGCCGTGGCCGTGATCTGGTGGCGTCGCCGCGCCGCGGGCCGGCCATGA
- a CDS encoding aminodeoxychorismate/anthranilate synthase component II: MILVIDNYDSFTWNLVQYFGEMGEVPDVRRNDALTVDEVGALQPEAIILSPGPCTPAEAGITVPVIQRWGASIPILGVCLGHQAIGEAYGGRVVRADRVMHGKTSDLVHDGTDLFAGLPSPLRVMRYHSLVVEPATLPATLEVTARATDSATEIHALRHRHHPVWGVQFHPESVLTQEGKALLRNFLALARAGSANPSVPRA; the protein is encoded by the coding sequence ATGATCCTCGTCATCGACAACTACGACTCGTTCACCTGGAACCTCGTGCAGTACTTCGGCGAGATGGGTGAGGTGCCCGACGTGCGGCGGAACGACGCGCTGACGGTGGACGAGGTCGGCGCGCTGCAGCCCGAGGCGATCATCCTCTCACCCGGCCCCTGCACGCCGGCCGAGGCCGGCATCACGGTGCCGGTGATCCAGCGATGGGGGGCGTCGATCCCCATCCTCGGCGTCTGCCTCGGCCACCAGGCGATCGGCGAGGCGTATGGTGGCCGTGTGGTGCGCGCCGACCGGGTCATGCATGGGAAGACGTCCGATCTCGTGCATGACGGCACGGACCTGTTCGCGGGCCTGCCGTCGCCGCTGCGGGTGATGCGGTACCACTCGCTGGTGGTGGAGCCGGCCACGCTGCCGGCCACCCTCGAGGTCACGGCCCGCGCCACCGACTCGGCGACGGAGATCCACGCGCTTCGACACCGCCACCATCCGGTCTGGGGTGTCCAGTTCCACCCGGAATCGGTGCTGACGCAGGAGGGCAAGGCGCTGCTGCGCAACTTCCTGGCGCTGGCCCGCGCCGGCTCGGCGAACCCATCCGTTCCGCGCGCCTGA
- a CDS encoding HAD hydrolase family protein, with protein sequence MIDPALARRIALVAFDVDGTLTDNGVYIGAGTGGATGERLELKRFDIQDGLGIVMLRRAGIVVAFISARHSEATTLRAAELGVTLVRQGKGLRKVPELQAIATAHGIPLGDIAFMGDDLADIAVMQQVGLGVAPRNAVAEVSAVATLQLTREGGRGAVREFAELLLRARGEWDRLVADYVADSARVEAEVA encoded by the coding sequence ATGATCGATCCCGCACTCGCGCGCCGCATCGCCCTCGTGGCCTTCGACGTGGACGGCACGCTCACCGACAATGGCGTCTACATCGGCGCCGGCACCGGGGGCGCGACGGGCGAGCGCCTCGAGCTGAAGCGCTTCGACATCCAGGACGGACTCGGCATCGTGATGCTGCGCCGGGCGGGGATCGTCGTGGCGTTCATCTCCGCGCGCCACTCCGAGGCGACCACGCTGCGTGCCGCGGAACTCGGCGTGACGCTGGTGCGGCAGGGGAAGGGGCTCCGCAAGGTGCCGGAGCTCCAGGCCATCGCCACCGCGCACGGCATCCCGCTCGGGGACATCGCCTTCATGGGCGACGACCTTGCCGACATCGCGGTGATGCAGCAGGTGGGGCTGGGCGTGGCGCCACGGAATGCGGTGGCCGAGGTCAGCGCGGTGGCCACCCTGCAGCTCACCCGCGAGGGTGGCCGTGGCGCGGTGCGCGAGTTCGCCGAGCTGCTGCTGCGGGCGCGCGGCGAGTGGGATCGCCTCGTGGCGGACTACGTCGCGGACAGTGCGCGGGTCGAGGCGGAGGTCGCGTGA
- the xerD gene encoding site-specific tyrosine recombinase XerD has product MTATQHPLRYADAWLDALTLEQGSSPRTIEAYSGDLHRLHEYLETKGGPPPDQIDARMLRGFIHHLVDLGLAPASVSRMVSAVRGFYKFLVGESYITHDPSGQLETPKKWRTLPDVLSPDEVDRIIGAISLDERLAFRDRALLEVAYGAGLRVSEWISLGIGDVHIDERIVRVTGKGNKQRLVPIGRRALTAVAIYMRELRPSLVHGAPTATLFVNARGGPLSRMGAWKLLRKYVDAAGITTHVTPHTLRHSFATHLLEGGADLRAVQDMLGHADIATTQLYTHVDRSYLQQVHRQFHPRA; this is encoded by the coding sequence ATGACGGCCACCCAGCACCCGCTGCGGTACGCGGACGCGTGGCTCGACGCCCTCACGCTGGAACAGGGCTCGTCGCCGCGCACGATCGAGGCGTACTCCGGAGACCTCCACCGCCTCCACGAGTACCTCGAGACGAAGGGTGGACCACCCCCGGACCAGATCGACGCCCGCATGCTCCGGGGCTTCATCCACCATCTCGTGGACCTGGGCCTGGCGCCGGCGTCGGTGAGCCGGATGGTGAGTGCGGTGCGCGGCTTCTACAAGTTCCTCGTGGGCGAGTCCTACATCACGCACGACCCGAGCGGACAGCTCGAGACACCGAAGAAGTGGCGCACGCTGCCGGACGTGCTCTCGCCGGATGAGGTGGACCGGATCATCGGCGCGATCTCGCTGGACGAGCGCCTGGCGTTCCGGGACCGCGCCCTGCTCGAGGTGGCGTACGGGGCAGGGCTGCGCGTGAGCGAGTGGATCTCGCTCGGCATCGGCGACGTGCACATCGACGAGCGCATCGTGCGCGTGACCGGGAAGGGCAACAAGCAGCGGCTGGTGCCGATCGGGCGTCGCGCGCTGACGGCAGTGGCGATCTACATGCGCGAGCTGCGGCCATCGCTGGTGCACGGAGCGCCCACCGCCACGCTCTTCGTCAATGCGCGCGGCGGCCCGCTCTCGCGCATGGGCGCGTGGAAGCTGCTGCGGAAGTACGTCGACGCGGCGGGGATCACGACCCATGTCACGCCGCACACCTTGCGCCATTCCTTCGCGACGCATCTGTTGGAGGGCGGCGCCGACCTCCGGGCCGTGCAGGACATGCTCGGCCACGCCGACATCGCCACCACCCAGCTCTACACGCACGTGGACCGGAGCTACCTCCAGCAGGTCCACCGCCAGTTCCATCCGCGCGCATGA
- the kdsB gene encoding 3-deoxy-manno-octulosonate cytidylyltransferase → MRVLAIIPARRGATRLHDKPLRLLGGSPLVVRVWERVVGLDVAQRTVVATDDAEIVEIIERAGGTAVLTRADHASGTDRVAEVAARPEFADADVILNIQGDEPFIDELAVRGAVQVVVSGAAPIGTAAVPVAPDALGRPDCVKVVCADDGRALYFSRAPIPFLRDASDASVLAPLVRQHLGIYAYTRDALRRWVALPLHPLEQVERLEQLRPLAAGIPIGVASAAPVPVGGIDTEDDLVRANAHWDSIHAVRSPA, encoded by the coding sequence GTGAGGGTACTCGCGATCATTCCTGCCCGACGTGGCGCGACGCGGCTGCATGACAAGCCGTTGCGGTTGCTGGGTGGGTCTCCTCTCGTCGTGCGTGTCTGGGAGCGTGTCGTCGGTCTCGACGTCGCCCAGCGTACGGTCGTCGCCACCGATGATGCCGAGATCGTGGAGATCATCGAGCGAGCCGGCGGCACCGCGGTTCTGACCCGCGCCGACCATGCGTCCGGCACCGATCGGGTGGCCGAGGTCGCGGCACGGCCGGAATTCGCCGACGCCGACGTGATCCTCAATATTCAGGGCGACGAGCCCTTCATTGACGAGCTCGCTGTTCGTGGTGCGGTTCAGGTCGTCGTGAGCGGTGCGGCGCCCATCGGGACCGCCGCCGTGCCCGTGGCGCCGGATGCCCTCGGGCGCCCGGACTGCGTGAAGGTCGTCTGCGCGGACGACGGCCGGGCGCTCTACTTCTCGCGCGCCCCGATCCCGTTCCTGCGCGATGCCTCGGACGCCAGCGTGCTCGCCCCGCTCGTCCGCCAGCACCTTGGCATCTACGCCTACACCCGCGATGCGCTCCGGCGCTGGGTGGCGCTCCCGCTGCACCCGCTCGAGCAGGTCGAGCGACTCGAACAACTGCGCCCGCTCGCGGCCGGCATCCCGATCGGGGTGGCGAGCGCCGCGCCGGTGCCCGTCGGTGGCATCGACACCGAGGACGACCTGGTGCGCGCCAATGCGCACTGGGATTCCATTCACGCCGTACGGAGCCCCGCATGA
- a CDS encoding CTP synthase, which yields MSALAQPQQPTKFIFVTGGVVSSLGKGIAAASLGRLLVARGLRVTMMKFDPYLNVDPGTMSPFQHGEVFVTKDGAETDLDLGHYERFLDRSLSQANNITTGRIYSNVINKERRGEYLGSTVQVIPHITDEIKGAIKRIAPDNDVVICEIGGTVGDIESLPFLEAIRQFRTEVGKANAMFVHLTLVPYIAAAGEVKTKPTQHSVRELMEIGIQPDFLICRTERPLGDDTKRKIALFCNVDFGNVIESRDVPTIYQIPLSFREQGFDARVMARLGLPEAADPDLGQWREIVRRITKPAQRVRIAVVGKYTDFVDSYKSVQESLIHGGIAHDAGVDIAWLSSDRFTDHETARALLSEYDGLLVPGGFGVRGVEGMVEAIRAARELRIPFFGICLGMQVAIIEFARHVAGLPESHSSEFAPECEHRVISLLESQQGVKDMGGTMRLGAYPCVLQPGSRAATAYGAAEVSERHRHRYEVSNQYRDLFTEKGMVLSGLSPDGSLVEIIELADHPWFVGCQFHPELQSRPTRPHALFAGFIGASLREQRARGVDSGEASAAVSGN from the coding sequence ATGAGCGCGCTCGCACAACCGCAGCAGCCCACCAAGTTCATCTTCGTGACCGGCGGTGTCGTCTCCTCGCTGGGCAAGGGCATTGCGGCGGCGTCGCTGGGGCGGCTGCTGGTGGCGCGCGGGTTGCGCGTCACGATGATGAAGTTCGACCCGTACCTGAACGTCGATCCCGGGACCATGTCGCCGTTCCAGCACGGCGAGGTGTTCGTCACCAAGGATGGCGCCGAGACGGACCTCGACCTCGGGCACTACGAGCGGTTCCTCGACCGGTCGCTGAGCCAGGCCAACAACATCACCACCGGCCGCATCTACTCGAACGTCATCAACAAGGAACGCCGCGGCGAGTACCTCGGCTCCACGGTGCAGGTGATCCCGCACATCACCGACGAGATCAAGGGCGCCATCAAGCGCATCGCGCCGGACAACGACGTCGTGATCTGCGAGATCGGCGGCACGGTCGGCGACATCGAGTCGCTGCCGTTCCTCGAGGCCATCCGCCAGTTCCGCACCGAGGTGGGGAAGGCGAACGCGATGTTCGTGCACCTCACCCTCGTGCCGTACATCGCGGCCGCGGGCGAGGTGAAGACCAAGCCCACCCAGCACTCCGTGCGCGAGCTGATGGAGATCGGCATCCAGCCCGACTTCCTCATCTGCCGCACCGAGCGCCCCCTCGGCGACGACACCAAGCGGAAGATCGCGCTCTTCTGCAACGTCGACTTCGGCAACGTGATCGAGAGCCGCGACGTGCCGACGATCTACCAGATTCCCCTGTCGTTCCGCGAGCAGGGCTTCGATGCCCGTGTCATGGCGCGCCTCGGCCTGCCGGAGGCGGCGGACCCGGACCTCGGCCAGTGGCGCGAGATCGTGCGCCGGATCACGAAGCCGGCGCAGCGCGTGCGCATCGCGGTCGTGGGCAAGTACACCGACTTCGTGGACAGCTACAAGAGCGTGCAGGAGTCGCTCATCCACGGCGGCATCGCGCACGATGCGGGCGTCGACATCGCCTGGCTCTCGAGCGACCGCTTCACGGACCACGAGACGGCGCGGGCCCTGCTCTCGGAGTACGACGGGCTGCTGGTGCCGGGCGGCTTCGGCGTGCGCGGCGTGGAGGGCATGGTCGAGGCCATCCGTGCCGCCCGCGAGCTCCGGATCCCGTTCTTCGGCATCTGCCTCGGCATGCAGGTCGCGATCATCGAGTTCGCGCGCCACGTCGCCGGCCTGCCGGAGAGCCACTCGTCGGAGTTCGCACCCGAGTGCGAGCATCGCGTGATCTCCTTGCTCGAGTCGCAGCAGGGCGTGAAGGACATGGGTGGCACGATGCGGCTGGGAGCCTACCCGTGCGTGCTGCAGCCCGGGTCGCGCGCGGCCACCGCCTACGGCGCCGCCGAGGTCAGCGAACGGCACCGGCACCGGTACGAGGTGAGCAACCAGTACCGCGACCTCTTCACCGAGAAGGGCATGGTGCTGAGCGGCCTCTCGCCCGACGGGTCGCTGGTCGAGATCATCGAGCTCGCCGACCACCCGTGGTTCGTGGGCTGCCAGTTCCACCCCGAGCTGCAGTCGCGTCCGACCCGCCCCCATGCGCTGTTCGCCGGCTTCATCGGCGCCTCGCTGCGCGAGCAGCGCGCGCGGGGCGTCGACAGCGGCGAGGCCTCGGCGGCGGTCTCCGGCAACTGA
- the ispF gene encoding 2-C-methyl-D-erythritol 2,4-cyclodiphosphate synthase yields MAAAQDQRTWAGRLLAASGVTPPLLWGVFPEARGVLRQPGAPDPLSGIEILDVTFPPAFTPALPVRTGIGYDSHRFGIGGPMVLGGIEIPGDIKLVGHSDADAVCHALTDAVLGAAGAGDIGELFPDTDPANRGRNSIEMLRLACASAEQRGWRVAQVDVTVIVERPKLLPYRDAMRASLAHALGLPGESVSVKAKTNEGMGWVGRGEGLACMAVATLIPVRTAN; encoded by the coding sequence ATGGCCGCGGCGCAGGACCAGCGCACCTGGGCCGGCAGGCTGCTGGCGGCATCCGGGGTGACCCCGCCGCTCCTCTGGGGTGTCTTTCCCGAGGCACGTGGGGTGCTCCGCCAGCCCGGCGCCCCGGATCCGCTGTCCGGCATCGAGATCCTCGACGTCACGTTCCCGCCGGCGTTCACGCCGGCGCTCCCGGTCCGCACCGGCATCGGATATGACTCGCACCGCTTCGGCATCGGCGGGCCGATGGTGCTCGGCGGGATCGAGATCCCGGGTGACATCAAGCTCGTCGGGCACTCCGACGCCGATGCGGTCTGCCATGCCCTCACCGATGCCGTGCTCGGCGCTGCCGGCGCGGGGGACATCGGCGAGCTGTTCCCCGACACCGATCCGGCGAACCGCGGCCGCAACTCGATCGAGATGCTGCGCCTGGCGTGCGCGAGCGCCGAACAGCGCGGCTGGCGCGTGGCCCAGGTCGACGTGACGGTGATCGTGGAGCGCCCCAAGCTGCTGCCCTACCGGGATGCGATGCGGGCGTCGCTGGCGCACGCGCTGGGCCTGCCGGGTGAGAGTGTGAGCGTGAAGGCGAAGACCAACGAGGGGATGGGGTGGGTCGGCCGCGGCGAAGGGCTCGCGTGCATGGCCGTGGCGACGCTCATCCCGGTCCGCACCGCGAACTGA